One Pseudochaenichthys georgianus chromosome 7, fPseGeo1.2, whole genome shotgun sequence DNA segment encodes these proteins:
- the LOC117449894 gene encoding serine/threonine-protein kinase WNK2 isoform X5: MEPNSYSEVHQELQYPSVSNSQRELAPHMYETMGDGNVNHVDSVGRGVSDPSASSYQRNVHQRFIRRSLWFSDADEQTFEAPECDNRNKILNINLRTIVDRTRGTSGIQEGSSTESQGGHKDSATESASADEEKEKGGDSLNPTCNGGGGGKAAMKASSEENEEEAEMKAVSTSPGGRFLKFDIELGRGSFKTVYKGLDTETWVEVAWCELQDRKLSKVERQRFKEEAEMLKGLQHPNIVRFYDFWECPLKGKKCIVLVTELMTSGTLKTYLKRFKVMKPKVLRSWCRQILKGLHFLHTRTPPIIHRDLKCDNIFITGPTGSVKIGDLGLATLKAASFAKSVIGTPEFMAPEMYEEHYDEAVDVYAFGMCMLEMATSEYPYSECQNAAQIYRKVTSGVKPASYNKVMDPEIKEIIGECICQKKEERYTIKELLNHAFFAEDTGVRVELAEDDDGKKDSIALKLWVEDHKKLKGKYKETGAIEFMFDLEKDVPEVVAQEMVESGFFHESDAKTVGKSIRDRVALIKWRRERTVSAAAAADLADAGQRVQMTPSQGISAGVAHVGQPLLEPEEPEADQHNRLRNLPASATSVTSDSTLDSGMGSTVYSDSHSSQQSVLYQSLLEPITMATQQCQSGSPPLTDHPHSCEKGEVWGATLSPDLRTRLGATTRRGSAPVLDSQRANQISQLHALIQSQRSVSPTPTAPEVRLELSPPDLHSEAKDGFPSLSALPVLYVPSHNECRRFSDTSILPLPVSTSENSTQPVRGGRRHSDLSSLLSLTSHHNHQLAMQRGQVCQACLSLLLLRSREGSYHRPSVAMPHHHCPCDFRQTLSPGRLKGFGDSSDFSLLQQSLFNIISRKAAPCHTTHTQATMLHPSAAYRMARSDGDCSLKRHLLSGTLVGDREPLQDTETRALGVASSAGHQNQPSVQGVPSSSTAVHAPQQYLQPGHSYPAPPYVGQHTAAAPAQASQCSVNLQHTASAANYTPQSVQQTQVAANISASAVPQHVAQSYQAPGHQAPGHQAPGHQAPGHHQQQQQATAASTFPLKVQQTCQNCVAQPQKQASGYPNPVQQQTAAAAPAQSYSLTSVASNMAATAQNHPTLAPSALQHIVNLPSQHPGPSASTPALYSQQIPTQQEHQLNTQSHIHLTQHAGQAYIQPQVQHCQETQHTLHQQLTQQPNMSPYHHQVHASTLQKHSQEAMQTAGQQWSHDVSQVQTPAHLLHQTASPVVQVAAAQQSYPAAGLPDAACHSYTHPALGALQQETAAGQSQYHAAQSAAAPLTYGGQQFQPYLCNAAFLNQNLSAGHSISQLGQDGQNLSQSASSVPAQALPHQQSIAQAPVHQQLQPLQISNFLPPPHPSQFPSHYPTIQVMTAVPPCEPSHPHSFTAPHPSTSSSLNSIFLSPGQTVPPSVSPLSPLQIENVLVSPIPMSLIPSPSLMLRKVGATSPQHQPATVLLQSVRSEAPHSQPAFMSAPTAHPIHTHNAPCQNTHPPTNGSAQPLIQVPQQAQISHPEHVPSAQPPQPVGFSSPLHNGSDPGTVSTAPQLDNNHPCQLAPQAQSQVQSQIPVLQPSDPQRVSYGSASSSLTQQKQLGSLTGAAGQGPAETNMEDQATEKHTGGQSYDSVNSDATSGKEMSDGYEGTYGGKGEGKVRKHHRRSTRTRSRQEKINRPKLSMLNVCNTGDKMVECQLETHNHKMVTFKFDLDGDAPEEIATYMVENDFILPLEKEMFIEQLKDIVDKAEDMLSEDTEGERNSDHGGSPKQSEGAVGAEGLKASAPSTPQLVYQQNVLHTGKRWFIICPVAETPIIDKEKTTSNTSTAQESENSAMSSVRRNSSTASAATQVTSLSSQSLSSSSSLPPAPQTSVQPQDQNIDKTRIQPPQPCVTKHALAHHNTSFPVEEPCISAASLVSDIPCCSIVPPVSLTVNAIDKGAASGLTSNQKNSPSGDPAPQLASHQSVVLQQPYATPLQPGTVISQPQSPAHQTCQGSGLQQPASGGPGESDSDGPRRVEFTDRTIKTLDEKLRNLLYQEHAPSQPTGIALDPQAPCTEGVSTPGVSDSQSAEGALTKKKGDQLPQIPERTDSVGAISDSAVGATNRVLDRRDETTSSGSNGSKSRFQIIPTPPDVICRLEKSMTGFSTCSSPAPSSGSGGSHMQTLGPGRKEKDCFAVGRLNVTAAADHEEEGTSKPLSSNRYSAPPNFYHVTPTSSPDLTPRHIPRAQTIGTPTHHSYHHASHLYFDSADEDSSGVAQPAPPAHAPSAHSGSDLMKRAVAFLRRTGRSKSEQSSDSPSRPPVAMNGHATSPPAHSSYISSDNDSEFEDADMRKELQKLREKHMKEISELQVFQRGEIEHLYTELGKMLPSNVGLLHAAPPSGRRRKASKHKLKAGKLLNPMVQQLKNNLSTASERKGESAASSSSSPAKSSILSDGSAHSSGSSSSSSHTSAAPEQVHTQQPCSLKGSFSSDNIYAGLHGDGTTNQAGQGSTLKRLCLGKERSSRSSPHTTTAQTASSQTQPAFATPSPSPQPITRLAQVQTNNSNNKRGTFTDDLHKLVDDWTKETVAAANQPRPSLNQMKQQRRQQDLEGSVSPVGAAAQEMKCHVGPRKFQLPLSCPLTAALGPGTPSNLAPNSAALPPGYGMAPGPLYPQQWSGMPSPVGSGGPVGLLGAARTMPYVPTANQAYNLMHEPENGHCPNTARTT, encoded by the exons ATGGAGCCTAATTCATACTCGGAGGTCCACCAAGAATTACAATACCCCTCTGTATCTAACTCTCAGCGTGAACTGGCCCCACATATGTATGAGACCATGGGTGATGGCAATGTCAACCATGTGGACTCAGTAGGGAGGGGGGTGAGTGACCCCAGTGCGTCCAGTTATCAGAGGAATGTGCATCAGAGATTTATCAGGAGGAGTCTGTGGTTCTCGGACGCAGACGAGCAGACCTTTGAAGCACCTGAATGTGATAACAGGAATAAGATCCTAAACATAAACCTGCGGACAATAGTGGACAGGACACGGGGGACCAGTGGGATACAGGAAGGTTCCAGCACTGAAAGTCAAGGTGGGCATAAAGACAGTGCAACCGAAAGTGCCAGTGCGGATGAGGAGAAGGAGAAAGGTGGAGATTCCTTAAATCCCACATGcaatggtggtggtggtggtaaaGCTGCTATGAAGGCATCCAGTGAGGAGAACGAAGAGGAGGCCGAGATGAAAGCAGTCTCCACATCTCCAGGAGGAAGATTCCTGAAGTTTGACATAGAACTGGGGAGAGGGTCCTTCAAGACGGTCTACAAGGGCCTGGATACTGAGACCTGGGTGGAAGTTGCCTGGTGTGAGCTGCAG GATCGCAAGCTGTCTAAAGTGGAACGTCAGCGCTTCAAGGAGGAGGCAGAGATGTTGAAGGGTCTTCAACATCCTAACATCGTCCGTTTCTACGACTTTTGGGAGTGTCCCCTTAAAGGGAAGAAGTGCATTGTCTTAGTAACGGAGCTCATGACGTCGGGAACGCTCAAAAC CTATCTGAAGCGTTTCAAGGTCATGAAGCCAAAGGTTCTGAGGAGCTGGTGCAGGCAGATCCTGAAAGGCCTTCACTTTCTCCACACCAGGACCCCTCCCATCATCCACAGGGACCTTAAATGTGACAACATTTTTATCACTGGACCTACAGGCTCGGTCAAAATAGGAGATTTGGGGCTGGCAACACTTAAGGCGGCTTCCTTTGCTAAGAGCGTCATAG GCACCCCAGAGTTCATGGCTCCGGAGATGTACGAGGAACACTACGATGAGGCTGTGGATGTGTACGCCTTCGGCATGTGTATGCTAGAGATGGCCACTTCAGAGTATCCCTACTCCGAGTGTCAGAATGCTGCTCAGATATACCGCAAAGTCACTAGT GGAGTGAAGCCAGCCAGCTACAACAAGGTCATGGACCCTGAAATCAAGGAGATTATTGGGGAGTGTATCTGCCAAAAGAAAGAGGAGCG GTACACCATCAAGGAGCTGTTGAACCATGCCTTCTTTGCTGAGGACACAGGTGTTAGGGTGGAGCTAGCTGAGGACGATGATGGGAAAAAGGACTCGATAGCCCTTAAACTTTGGGTGGAGGACCACAAGAAGCTAAAAGGAAAATACAAGGAGACTGGTGCAATCGAGTTCATGTTTGACCTGGAAAAGGACGTCCCTGAGGTCGTGGCACAAGAGATG GTGGAGTCTGGCTTCTTCCATGAGAGTGATGCTAAGACTGTGGGAAAGTCGATCAGGGACCGTGTGGCACTGATCAAATGGAGAAGAGAGAGAACCGTGTCTGCTGCGGCGGCAGCGGACCTAGCTGACGCGGGTCAGCGGGTCCAGATGACTCCGTCTCAGGGCATCTCCGCTGGGGTAGCACATGTAGGGCAGCCTTTGCTGGAGCCAGAAGAGCCAGAGGCAGACCAGCACAACAGGCTGCGTAACCTACCAGCCAGTGCAACCTCAGTGACAT CAGACAGCACACTGGATAGTGGCATGGGCTCCACCGTCTATTCCGACTCCCACAGCAGCCAGCAGAGTGTCCTCTACCAGTCCCTGCTGGAGCCTATTACTATGGCAACGCAGCAG TGCCAGAGCGGCAGCCCTCCTCTAACAGATCATCCACACTCCTGTGAAAAGGGGGAAGTATGGGGGGCCACACTGAGCCCTGATCTCAGGACTCGTTTGGGAGCTACAACCCGGAGAGGAAGTGCTCCTGTTCTTGACAGTCAAAGGGCAAACCAGATTTCCCAACTGCATGCCCTCATTCAGTCGCAGAGATCTGTAAGCCCCACCCCCACAGCACCAGAGGTCCGGTTGGAGCTCAGCCCCCCTGATCTTCACTCAGAGGCTAAGGATGGGTTCCCCTCCCTGAGTGCTCTGCCCGTGCTATATGTCCCTTCACACAATGAGTGCCGTCGCTTTAGTGACACCAGCATCTTACCTCTACCAGTGTCCACCAGTGAGAACTCAACGCAGCCGGTGCGGGGGGGACGCAGACACTCGGACCTCAGTAGTCTTCTGAGTCTGACCTCTCATCATAATCACCAGCTGGCAATGCAAAGAGGCCAGGTGTGCCAGGCCTGCCTCTCTTTGCTTCTCCTGAGGTCAAGAGAAGGGAGCTACCACCGCCCTTCTGTTGCCATGCCACACCACCACTGTCCATGTGACTTTAGACAAACCCTTAGTCCTGGGCGGCTGAAAGGTTTCGGTGATTCTTCTGATTTCTCACTACTGCAGCAGTCACTGTTCAACATAATAAGCCGCAAAGCCGCCCCGtgtcacaccacacacacccaagCCACCATGCTGCACCCCTCAGCTGCCTACAGGATGGCCCGCAGTGACGGAGACTGCAGCCTGAAGCGCCATCTCCTTAGTGGCACTCTGGTTGGGGACAGAGAACCCCTCCAGGACACTGAGACCAGGGCTTTAGGAGTG GCCAGTTCCGCAGGTCACCAGAATCAACCATCTGTACAGGGCGTGCCATCATCCAGCACAGCCGTGCACGCACCGCAGCAATACCTCCAGCCCGGACACAGTTACCCTGCTCCTCCATATGTTGGCCAACACACTGCTGCAGCCCCGGCTCAAGCTAGTCAATGTTCAGTCAACCTGCAGCATACAGCCAGTGCTGCGAACTACACACCTCAAAGTGTGCAACAGACTCAAGTGGCAGCAAACATTTCAGCATCAGCTGTGCCACAACATGTTGCACAAAGCTACCAAGCACCAGGACACCAAGCACCAGGACACCAAGCACCAGGACACCAAGCACCAGGACACcaccaacagcagcagcaggcgaCAGCGGCTTCGACTTTCCCTTTGAAAGTCCAACAGACTTGTCAGAACTGTGTAGCCCAACCTCAAAAACAGGCGTCAGGATATCCTAATCCAGTTCAgcaacagactgctgctgcagcgccAGCACAAAGCTACTCTCTTACATCTGTAGCCTCAAATATGGCAGCCACGGCCCAGAATCATCCTACACTAGCTCCCAGCGCACTGCAACACATAGTCAATCTGCCAAGTCAGCATCCTGGTCCAAGCGCCTCCACACCAGCACTTTACAGCCAACAGATACCCACTCAGCAAGAGCACCAACTGAACACTCAGTCCCATATTCACCTGACACAACATGCTGGCCAGGCCTATATTCAGCCTCAAGTCCAGCATTGCCAAGAAACTCAGCATACCTTACACCAACAACTGACACAGCAGCCGAACATGTCTCCTTATCATCACCAAGTACACGCCTCAACTCTACAGAAGCACAGTCAGGAAGCCATGCAGACAGCAGGTCAACAATGGAGCCACGATGTATCCCAGGTTCAGACCCCAGCTCATCTACTTCATCAGACGGCATCGCCAGTTGTGCAGGTGGCAGCCGCACAGCAGAGTTACCCTGCAGCCGGGCTACCTGATGCTGCGTGTCACAGCTACACACACCCTGCCCTCGGTGCGCTGCAGCAGGAGACTGCCGCAGGGCAGAGCCAGTACCACGCTGCTCAGTCTGCAGCTGCTCCACTGACATACGGAGGACAACAG TTTCAACCCTATCTTTGCAACGCTGCTTTCCTGAACCAG aaCCTCTCTGCTGGTCATAGCATCTCACAGCTTGGACAAGACGGGCAGAATCTCAGCCAATCAGCTTCAAGTGTGCCAGCCCAGGCTCTGCCTCATCAACAGTCAATAGCTCAGGCTCCTGTCCACCAACAACTCCAACCGTTGCAGATTTCTAACTTTTTGCCACCTCCACACCCATCCCAG tTTCCTTCACACTATCCCACAATCCAGGTGATGACAGCTGTGCCTCCCTGTGAACCCTCCCACCCTCACTCCTTCACTGCCCCTCACCCTTCAACCTCTTCCTCACTTAATTCCATCTTCCTTTCCCCTGGACAGACTGTGCCACCCtctgtctcccccctctctcctttGCAAATTGAAAATGTGTTGGTTTCACCCATCCCCATGTCCCTCATACCGTCCCCCTCTCTCATGCTCCGTAAGGTGGGAGCCACATCCCCACAGCACCAGCCCGCCACTGTTCTGCTGCAGAGCGTTAGATCTGAGGCTCCTCATTCACAACCTGCATTTATGTCGGCACCAACCGCCcaccccatacacacacacaatgcccCGTGCCagaacacacaccctcccacaAATGGCAGCGCTCAGCCTCTGATACAG GTTCCTCAGCAGGCCCAGATCAGCCATCCTGAGCATGTCCCCTCTGCCCAGCCCCCCCAGCCTGTAGGCTTCTCCTCACCTTTGCACAATGGTTCAGACCCAGGCACAGTCTCCACTGCCCCCCAGCTGGACAACAACCACCCCTGCCAGCTGGCCCCGCAGGCCCAGAGTCAGGTTCAGAGCCAGATTCCTGTGCTGCAGCCCTCTGACCCTCAGAGGGTGTCATATGGGTCTGCCAGTTCCTCCCTGACTCAGCAGAAACAACTCGGTTCTCTCACCGGAGCTGCAGGTCAGGGTCCAGCAGAGACCAACATGGAG GATCAAGCCACAGAGAAACACACTGGAGGACAAAGCTATGACAG TGTCAACTCTGATGCCACATCGGGGAAGGAGATGAGCGACGGTTACGAGGGGACATACGGAGGTAAAGGCGAAGGGAAAGTCCGCAAACACCATCGCAGGTCCACCCGCACTCGCTCTCGGCAAGAGAAGATTAACAGGCCAAAGCTCAGCATGCTCAAT GTGTGCAACACTGGCGATAAGATGGTCGAGTGTCAGTTGGAAACTCATAACCACAAAATGGTTACTTTCAAGTTTGACCTGGATGGAGATGCACCGGAAGAGATTGCCACGTACATG GTGGAGAATGATTTCATCCTGCCTTTAGAAAAAGAGATGTTCATTGAGCAGCTGAAGGACATTGTGGACAAGGCTGAGGACATGCTGAGTGAGGACACCGAGGGCGAGAGGAACTCTGACCACGGAGGCAGTCCCAAACAGAGTGAAGGCGCTGTGGGAGCAGAG gGATTGAAGGCTTCTGCACCAAGCACACCACAGCTGGTGTACCAGCAAAATG TCCTCCACACTGGCAAGCGCTGGTTTATCATCTGCCCTGTGGCGGAGACACCTATTATAGACAAAGAGAAGACTACATCCAACACCTCTACAGCCCAGG AATCTGAAAACTCTGCCATGTCATCAGTCAGGCGCAACAGCAGCACAGCTTCAGCGGCTACTCAAGTCACCTCTTTATCCTCCCAAAgcctgtcctcctcctcctccctgccCCCCGCGCCTCAGACCTCGGTGCAACCTCAAGACCAAAACATTGACAAAACCCGGATCCAGCCGCCTCAGCCCTGTGTAACCAAACATGCCCTCGCCCATCACAACACATCCTTCCCTGTGGAGGAGCCTTGCATCTCCGCTGCCTCTCTGGTATCGGACATTCCATGCTGCTCTATTGTGCCGCCTGTCTCTCTGACTGTGAATGCCATCGATAAAGGAGCAGCTAGTGGTTTGACATCTAATCAGAAAAACAGTCCTTCTGGAGACCCAGCCCCTCAGCTGGCCTCCCATCAGTCTGTGGTGCTGCAGCAACCCTACGCCACGCCCCTGCAGCCGGGGACAGTCATCTCCCAGCCGCAGAGTCCAGCACATCAGACCTGCCAGGGGTCCGGCCTCCAGCAGCCGGCGAGTGGGGGGCCGGGCGAGTCGGACAGCGACGGACCGCGCAGGGTGGAGTTCACAGACCGCACCATCAAGACTTTGGATGAGAAGCTGAGAAACCTGTTGTACCAGGAGCATGCTCCATCCCAGCCCACCGGCATAGCGTTGGACCCCCAAGCCCCCTGCACAGAGGGAGTCAGCACACCTGGAGTGTCAGACAGCCAGAGCGCTGAGGGGGCACTAACAAAGAAGAAAGGGGATCAGCTG CCTCAGATTCCTGAGCGGACGGATAGTGTGGGTGCAATAAGTGACTCTGCAGTGGGAG CGACTAACAGGGTTTTGGACAGAAGAGATGAGACAACCAGCTCTGGTTCAAATGGCTCTAAAAGCCGTTTTCAA ATCATCCCCACACCACCGGATGTCATCTGTCGTTTAGAGAAAAGCATGACTGGTTTCAGCACCTGCAGTTCCCCAGCTCCCTCTAGTGGCTCCGGAGGGTCTCACATGCAGACCCTGGGCCCTGGCAGGAAAGAGAAGGACTGTTTTGCTGTGGGCAGATTGAATGTGACGGCTGCAGCTGAtcatgaggaagagggaacaTCCAAACCCCTCAGCAGCAATCGTTACTCTGCCCCGCCAAACTTCTATCATGTCACCCCCACCTCCAGCCCCGACCTCACCCCCCGGCACATCCCCCGGGCCCAGACCATCGGCACTCCGACCCATCACAGCTACCACCATGCCTCTCACCTCTACTTTGACTCGGCAGATGAAGACAGCAGTGGTGTAGCCCAGCCCGCTCCCCCCGCTCATGCTCCGTCTGCGCACAGTGGAAGCGACCTCATGAAAAGGGCAGTGGCCTTCCTGCGGCGCACTGGCCGGAGCAAAAGTGAGCAGAGCTCGGATTCACCGAGCAGACCGCCTGTGGCAATGAACGGACACGCCACCTCGCCTCCTGCCCACTCATCCTACATCAGCAGTGACAACGACTCGGAGTTTGAGGATGCAGATATGAGGAAAGAGCTGCAGAAGCTGAGAGAAAA ACACATGAAGGAGATTTCTGAGCTGCAggtgttccagagaggggagATTGAGCATTTGTACACGGAGCTGGGTAAAATGTTGCCCTCCAATGTCGGCTTGCTTCATGCAGCACCCCCAAGCGGCCGCAGGCGCAAGGCCAGCAAACACAAGCTGAAGGCTGGAAAACTGCTCAATCCCATGGTGCAGCAGCTCAAAAACAACCTGAGCACCGCCAGCGAGAGGAAAG GTGAGAGCGCTGCCAGCTCTTCCAGTTCCCCGGCGAAGAGCTCCATCTTGTCGGACGGCTCGGCCCACTCCAGTGGCAGCTCCAGCTCCAGCAGTCACACCAGCGCCGCCCCAGAGCAGGTGCACACCCAGCAGCCCTGCTCCCTGAAGGGCTCCTTCTCCTCGGACAACATCTACGCTGGGCTACACGGAGACGGGACGACTAACCAAGCAGGCCAAG GGTCCACTCTGAAACGACTATGTCTAGGCAAAGAGCGCAGTAGTA GGTCTTCTCCCCACACCACCACCGCTCAGACGGCCTCCAGTCAGACACAGCCGGCATTCGCCACACCCTCGCCATCACCCCAGCCAATCACACGGCTCGCTCAGGTCCAGACCAATAACAGCAACAACAAGAGAGGCACGTTCACAGACGATCTTCACAAGCTGGTAGACGACTGGACGAAGGAGACTGTTGCGGCAGCCAATCAGCCGCGGCCCTCCCTCAACCAGATGAAACAGCAGAGACGCCAGCAGGACCTGGAGGGCAGTGTGTCGCCCGTGGGAGCAGCTGCACAAGAG ATGAAATGCCATGTCGGTCCCCGCAAGTTCCAGCTGCCTCTTTCCTGCCCCCTGACTGCTGCTTTAGGCCCCGGTACGCCCTCAAACCTAGCTCCCAACTCGGCAGCGCTCCCTCCTGGGTACGGGATGGCTCCTGGCCCTCTTTACCCGCAGCAGTGGTCCGGCATGCCCAGTCCTGTAGGGTCCGGGGGTCCTGTAGGCCTGCTCGGTGCTGCAAGAACGATGCCCTATGTCCCAACGGCAAACCAAGCCTACAACCTCATGCACGAGCCCGAGAATGGCCACTGTCCAAACACCGCTAGGACTACCTAA